The following proteins come from a genomic window of Pangasianodon hypophthalmus isolate fPanHyp1 chromosome 24, fPanHyp1.pri, whole genome shotgun sequence:
- the mfsd3 gene encoding major facilitator superfamily domain-containing protein 3: MNDKLLFLGLLYFVQGIPYGLQSSLLPVYLRGTGQSLTRISLAKVLYFPWVLKVLWAPLVDRAGTKRRWLVSTVGGLAFVCLAGATLSPELQQGGVAGVLLAMNTLVSVQDVAVDGAAVRLLRGAAELGLGNTAQVVGYKAGSVFAGGGLLAVIDVVGWAWTFTLLSCVYGGVALFVCGVNVLDGETGRVPAEPRRATRDTARPWAIWRKLMDVPGTPWTMLYVLTYKLGEQGAITMFPLFLLDHHMTARELGLWNGVVAMAFSICGSSLGGFLLSKYSISMLMRRVFVIRTVGMVFQCSLLTVLEPSPLMKGMAVLSLSMQHFIAGLITTLTFTCMMHCTQRAEESIQATHYSFLATLEVLGKLCFSALAGAIVDTVGFPIAFLLFLFLTSSSALHVWRAMDTGVLKEQLKEQPQ; this comes from the exons ATGAACGACAAGCTGCTCTTCCTCGGCCTGCTGTACTTTGTGCAGGGCATCCCGTATGGCTTGCAGTCCTCACTTCTTCCAGTCTATCTTCGCGGCACTGGCCAGTCGCTCACCCGCATCTCCCTCGCCAAGGTACTTTACTTCCCCTGGGTGCTCAAGGTGCTGTGGGCACCCCTAGTGGACCGGGCGGGTACCAAGCGGCGCTGGTTGGTGTCGACGGTCGGCGGATTGGCGTTTGTGTGTCTGGCGGGCGCGACGCTGTCACCTGAGCTACAGCAGGGTGGTGTGGCGGGCGTGCTGCTGGCCATGAACACGCTGGTGTCGGTGCAGGACGTGGCAGTGGACGGTGCAGCTGTGAGGTTGCTGCGTGGCGCCGCTGAGCTCGGCCTGGGCAACACGGCGCAGGTGGTGGGCTACAAAGCAGGCTCAGTGTTTGCCGGAGGTGGCCTGCTGGCCGTCATTGACGTAGTGGGATGGGCGTGGACGTTTACACTTCTGTCTTGTGTATACGGAGGGGTGGCGTTGTTCGTATGCGGTGTGAATGTACTGGACGGCGAAACGGGGCGGGTCCCAGCAGAGCCGAGGAGGGCCACGCGGGACACAGCAAGACCGTGGGCTATTTGGAGGAAGCTGATGGATGTGCCGGGGACGCCGTGGACCATGCTGTACGTGCTTACTTATAAgctag GTGAACAGGGAGCCATCACTATGTTCCCCCTCTTCCTATTGGATCATCATATGACGGCGCGAGAGCTCGGCCTGTGGAACGGCGTGGTCGCCATGGCATTCTCTATATGCGGCTCCTCTCTTGGAGGATTCTTACTCTCAAAGTACAG tatCAGCATGTTGATGAGGCGTGTGTTTGTGATACGGACCGTCGGCATGGTTTTCCAGTGCTCGCTACTAACTGTGCTTGAGCCCTCTCCTCTAATGaaag GCATGGCAGTGTTGAGTCTGAGCATGCAGCACTTTATCGCAGGCCTCATCACTACTCTCACCTTTACCTGTATGATGCACTGCACACAGAGAGCTGAGGAGAGCATCCAG GCAACTCACTACAGTTTCTTGGCCACCCTGGAGGTGTTAGGGAAGTTGTGCTTCAGCGCCCTAGCTGGAGCCATAGTGGACACGGTGGGCTTCCCTATCgccttccttctcttcctcttcctcacctCCAGCAGTGCTCTGCACGTTTGGAGAGCCATGGACACGGGAGTTCTGAAGGAACAGCTCAAAGAACAGCCGCAGTAA